TGGTCGGGTTGCTCTTCGACGGCAACTGGGAAAGCATGATCTCTGATTGGGATTTCCTTCCCGAGGTAACTCGCTCGATCCACGTCGATGTCCGGTACATGCTGTGGGTGATGGATCGGATCGATGAGGCCTGGCACCTGCTCGAAGAGATGGGTGTCGAACCGACCTTCAAACCGACCGGAAAGAATCCATCGGCGGGATAGGAGCGTCCGGATCCGTGGACGAGGTCCGACAAGCACGGTGACTTACAACTTCGACCCCGATCGCTGGCTCGAAGCGCATCGCGCGGCCCTCGATGCGCGCCGGGATCGCGGCGAGGTCGATGAGGGAGAATACCGCGCCGAACTCCGCGAGCTCGACCGGCGGTACGAGGAGATGGTTGCCCGCCTCGACGGGACCTACGAAATTCCAGGCGGCCCAGCGAGTTCGGTCGAATAAACCCCGAGTCGCCAGCGTTCACTCCCTGGAAGGTGTGGGGATTTGAGTCGAGAGACCAAACTGGGCTTGCTGTACACAACCGGAGCGTTCCTGCTTTGGGGCATTGTGCCGGTGTACTGGAAGATGCTGCAACACGTACCGGCGATCGAAATCCTCGCCCACCGGATCGTCTGGGGCCTGGTCTTTGTCTCGATCTGGATGACGGTCCGCAGGCGTTGGCCTGATCTGCGAGAGGTATTCGGACGCCCCGGAACAGTCGCTGCGCTTCTCGCGTCGACGATCTTCATCGCTACCAACTGGGGTCTCTTCATCTACGCGGTCGTCACCGACCGAGTGCTGGCGACCTCGCTGGGTTATTTCATCAACCCGTTGGTCAACATACTCCTCGGCCTCGTCGTGCTTCACGAGCGGCTCAACCGGCGCCAATGGACGGCCGTCGCCCTCGCCTCTCTCGCGGTCGTCCTGTTGACCGTGCAGGCCGGCGAGCTTCCATGGATCTCTCTCGTGCTACCGGTTTCTTTCGGTCTCTACTCTCTGCTCCGGAAAACGGTTCATGCCGACGCGGTGGTCGGCCTGACCTTCGAGACAGCCGCTCTCACCCCACTGGCCGTAGGGCTGCTCGTCCACCAGGAGCGCCTCGGGGTCGGGGCTCTCGGTCACCTGGGTTTCAAAACCGACTTCCTGCTGGTGGTCTCAGGCGCCGTCACCGCCGTACCCTTGATCCTCTTCACCCTCGGCGTGCGGCGAATCCGCCTGTCGACTGCCGGCCTCCTCCAGTACATCGCGCCGACCTGCACCTTCTTGCTCGCGGTCCTGGTCTACGATGAACCGTTTTCCACTGCTCATGCCATCAGTTTCGGACTCATCTGGGCCGCTCTTGCCATCTACAGCCTCGATCTCCGGGCGAGGCTTCGCCAGGTGCCGGCGATAGACGCCGCCGTGTCACCGGCCATTCCGCCCCTCGAGGACTGACGCTTGGGGGGTGAACCCGCATTACTCATGAGGTCTCGTGACGAGGTCGGCGAGGTGCTGTGCCCGGCGGGGTGAGCGAACCGACGGGCGCGGAGGCGTACGTGACGGTACGGCGAGCACCCCGGGGGGAGCAGACACCGCCGGGTAGAGTGCAGCGGCGGCCGCAGTAGAGGCTTCGTGAAAAATGCGGGTTGAGAACCTATATTGAAAGTAGGAAATCCTGTCCGAAAAGCTGAAGGGAGGTGCCATGAGCCCGACCGAAGAAATGATCGAAGTCTTTTGTCCCCGGTGCGGTGAAGCCTACGTTCACTGGGAGAACCCCGTTTCGAGTTCCTCGGCATTTTCCACCTGCCCCCACTGCGGCTACGATCCCTCGACTGACCGGCTCATTCACGAGGACGGCGTCTGGTCGCTGGTCGCCGAGGAAGAAGAGCGCGCCGAGCATTGAACGCGGTCACACGGGAGGCGGAGCGAGGCCTTCAGTCGTCCCGAATGCTGGCAGTTCAAACCGAAAGGTCGTCCCCACGCCCTCTTCGCTTTCGCAGTGGATGTTGCCGCCATGAAGCTCGACGGCTCTTTTCGCGATCGCCAGGCCCAGACCCGCTCCCCTGTCCTCTCCCCCGGCTGACGCCGCCTGCGAGCGGTGGAACCGATCGAAAACCAGTGGGAGATCGGCGGAGGCGATTCCCGAGCCGGTGTCACACACCTCGATCCGAAGCCACTCACCGAGCGGCTCCAGCCTGACATCGATTCTTCCCCCCTCGGATGTGTGGCGGAGCGCATTGTCGAGGACGTTTTCGAGGGCCCGTTCTATCAACCCGACATCGGCAGAGATCCACACGCGCTCAGTCGTCAAATCGGCTCGCAAGGACACTCCGCGGTCCTCGGCCGGCAGCCGATACTTCTGTGCGACATCTTGTACCAACTCACCGATCGGCATGCGTTCGCATTCGAGCGGCTCGTGCAGCGCGTCGAGCTTGGCCAGCTCGAACAGGTCCGATACCAGACGGCCAAGACGGCTGGCTTGCTGCAGTGCGATATCCAGGTATTCGCGTCGCTGTTCGGACTCGAGGGAGGCCTCCTTGAGAATC
The sequence above is drawn from the Acidobacteriota bacterium genome and encodes:
- the rarD gene encoding EamA family transporter RarD, with the translated sequence MSRETKLGLLYTTGAFLLWGIVPVYWKMLQHVPAIEILAHRIVWGLVFVSIWMTVRRRWPDLREVFGRPGTVAALLASTIFIATNWGLFIYAVVTDRVLATSLGYFINPLVNILLGLVVLHERLNRRQWTAVALASLAVVLLTVQAGELPWISLVLPVSFGLYSLLRKTVHADAVVGLTFETAALTPLAVGLLVHQERLGVGALGHLGFKTDFLLVVSGAVTAVPLILFTLGVRRIRLSTAGLLQYIAPTCTFLLAVLVYDEPFSTAHAISFGLIWAALAIYSLDLRARLRQVPAIDAAVSPAIPPLED
- a CDS encoding S46 family peptidase, giving the protein VGLLFDGNWESMISDWDFLPEVTRSIHVDVRYMLWVMDRIDEAWHLLEEMGVEPTFKPTGKNPSAG
- a CDS encoding phage terminase large subunit family protein, whose protein sequence is MSPTEEMIEVFCPRCGEAYVHWENPVSSSSAFSTCPHCGYDPSTDRLIHEDGVWSLVAEEEERAEH